A genomic segment from Kyrpidia tusciae DSM 2912 encodes:
- a CDS encoding (2Fe-2S)-binding protein, whose translation MSAEQIRKVAITLRVNGQTYDVDVEPRWLLSDVLRHRLGLTGTHVGCEQGVCGACTVLVDGRPERSCLMFAVQAAGREITTVEGLTPAEGLSPVQAALQAHHGLQCGFCTPGMIVAVEALLRENPHPTEEQVREALSGNLCRCTGYQFIVDAVLDVAEKGGR comes from the coding sequence GTGAGTGCTGAACAGATCCGAAAAGTCGCGATTACCCTTCGCGTAAACGGTCAGACGTACGATGTGGATGTGGAGCCGCGCTGGCTGTTGTCCGACGTCCTGCGACACCGTCTCGGTCTGACGGGTACCCATGTCGGTTGTGAACAGGGGGTTTGTGGCGCATGCACCGTGTTGGTGGACGGACGGCCTGAGCGCAGTTGTCTCATGTTTGCCGTCCAGGCCGCAGGGCGCGAGATCACCACGGTGGAAGGGTTGACTCCGGCTGAAGGATTGAGCCCGGTCCAGGCGGCGCTGCAGGCCCATCACGGGTTGCAGTGCGGCTTCTGCACCCCGGGCATGATCGTCGCCGTGGAAGCTTTGCTGCGGGAAAATCCCCATCCTACCGAGGAGCAGGTGCGGGAAGCGCTCTCCGGAAACCTCTGCAGATGTACGGGTTACCAGTTTATCGTCGACGCTGTGTTGGACGTTGCGGAGAAAGGGGGACGGTGA
- a CDS encoding FAD binding domain-containing protein, with amino-acid sequence MKPAAFEYYRPKDLEDALRFLRDVPGSKVIAGGQSLIPLMNFRLSRPSALVDLNAMDELREVRLVDGALRIGGMVRHEELRRNPLICTHLPILAEAAGHIGHWAIRTRGTLGGSLAHADPAAELPAAVTALGGVIELANADGIRRVSAEDFFLGYLMTDLQSDEILTAVEIPLSEGISWGFHEFARRSGDFALAGAFVEWRGGDAGAVTWFGIGGRPERHEVVFDKDEAARRAMWEKTVLQADVEDNYRRRLGVLAAETAYRRALGRDGA; translated from the coding sequence TTGAAACCCGCGGCTTTCGAGTATTACCGGCCCAAGGATTTGGAAGACGCGCTGCGGTTTCTGCGCGATGTGCCCGGGAGCAAGGTCATCGCCGGCGGGCAAAGTCTGATCCCGTTGATGAATTTCCGGCTGAGTCGGCCGTCGGCCTTGGTCGACCTGAATGCGATGGACGAGTTGAGGGAGGTCCGGCTGGTGGACGGCGCTCTGCGCATCGGCGGCATGGTGCGCCACGAGGAACTGCGCCGGAATCCCTTGATTTGCACCCATTTGCCGATTCTTGCCGAGGCGGCGGGTCACATCGGCCATTGGGCCATCCGCACCCGAGGGACCCTGGGCGGGTCCCTGGCTCACGCGGACCCGGCCGCGGAACTGCCGGCGGCGGTAACCGCGTTGGGAGGCGTGATTGAGCTGGCCAATGCGGACGGGATCAGGAGGGTTTCTGCCGAAGACTTCTTTCTGGGGTACCTGATGACAGATCTGCAGTCGGACGAGATTCTCACCGCGGTGGAGATCCCCTTGAGCGAAGGCATCTCTTGGGGTTTTCACGAATTTGCCCGGCGGTCGGGGGATTTTGCCCTGGCCGGAGCGTTTGTCGAATGGCGCGGGGGCGACGCCGGGGCGGTCACTTGGTTCGGGATCGGCGGGCGGCCGGAACGACACGAGGTGGTCTTTGACAAGGATGAGGCCGCTCGCCGTGCGATGTGGGAGAAAACGGTACTGCAGGCGGATGTGGAGGATAACTATCGCAGACGACTGGGGGTATTGGCGGCGGAAACGGCCTACCGGCGTGCGTTGGGGAGGGATGGAGCGTGA
- a CDS encoding VWA domain-containing protein: MEPQMDRPQARGTSGGDLAERGRTAGSGPGRGAPKTVLAPPAWVRRVGRRFSMAPHVVSRRRWLSHGGAGVDVRSTARLWARRGGPVPKFVPRVTNRRPGRLAVLWDVSGSMEEYVDLYLPWLYQLVHRLPQVGVFLFAAELVEVTDLLRGPYGPALAELARFSRVWSGGTRIGEALGDWLQRFGSRWVGGGRTTLLIISDGWDAGDPQMLAKALRMLYSEGVRIAWMNPLMATPGFAPKTRALRAAQPYVTVMVSGHSPKALLELSR, from the coding sequence GTGGAGCCGCAGATGGACCGCCCGCAGGCCCGGGGAACGTCCGGGGGTGATCTTGCTGAACGAGGGCGAACCGCGGGTTCCGGGCCCGGAAGGGGGGCTCCAAAGACCGTTCTTGCGCCGCCGGCGTGGGTTCGCCGGGTTGGCCGGCGTTTCTCCATGGCACCGCATGTGGTGAGCCGCAGGCGATGGCTGTCGCACGGCGGTGCGGGGGTGGATGTGCGGTCCACAGCCCGGCTTTGGGCCCGGCGGGGCGGGCCGGTTCCAAAGTTTGTGCCGAGGGTTACCAACCGGCGCCCGGGCCGTCTTGCGGTGCTCTGGGATGTGTCCGGTTCGATGGAGGAGTATGTCGATCTCTATCTGCCGTGGCTTTATCAATTGGTCCATCGGTTGCCGCAAGTGGGGGTATTTCTCTTTGCCGCGGAGTTGGTCGAGGTAACGGACCTGTTGCGCGGGCCCTACGGCCCCGCCCTGGCCGAGTTGGCGCGGTTCAGCCGGGTTTGGTCCGGCGGGACCCGCATTGGAGAGGCGCTGGGCGACTGGCTGCAGCGATTTGGATCCCGGTGGGTCGGGGGCGGGCGAACAACGCTTCTGATCATCAGCGACGGGTGGGATGCCGGGGATCCTCAGATGCTCGCAAAAGCGCTGCGGATGTTGTACAGCGAGGGAGTGCGCATCGCGTGGATGAATCCGCTGATGGCGACGCCGGGGTTTGCCCCGAAAACCCGGGCGTTGCGGGCGGCACAACCCTACGTGACCGTGATGGTGTCGGGCCATTCTCCGAAGGCGCTTTTGGAACTTTCACGGTAA
- a CDS encoding AAA family ATPase, translating into MSPKDRSPGDWMRMLEQAGYVADESLAGMVRLAVALERPLLLEGPAGSGKTSLADAVARALQKPLVRLQCFEGLDASQALYDWNYHKQMVDLARGDAQNVFTEAYLLERPLMRALRSSGGCVLLIDEVDRADEGFEALLLEVLADYRITVPEWGTVTAREPPVVFLTSNRTRPLSDALRRRSLYTYVDWPDPERECAIVRKQIPGLEDEAVRRIVRAVQMLRGWDLLKPPGVAETLDWARAFELDGRWSEAWIHRTIGCVIKEFLDIQAVTSRIPELLDGT; encoded by the coding sequence TTGTCGCCGAAGGATCGGTCGCCGGGGGACTGGATGCGGATGTTGGAGCAGGCGGGATATGTGGCCGACGAAAGTCTGGCCGGCATGGTGAGGCTGGCGGTTGCTCTTGAGCGCCCCCTTTTGTTGGAAGGCCCCGCGGGTTCCGGGAAAACGTCCCTGGCAGACGCCGTTGCCCGGGCCTTACAAAAACCGTTGGTCCGGCTGCAGTGTTTCGAAGGATTAGATGCCAGCCAGGCGCTGTACGACTGGAATTATCACAAGCAGATGGTCGATCTCGCCCGCGGGGATGCGCAGAACGTGTTCACCGAGGCGTATCTGTTGGAGCGCCCGTTGATGCGGGCCTTGCGGAGTTCGGGCGGCTGCGTGTTATTGATCGATGAAGTGGATCGGGCGGATGAGGGATTTGAGGCGCTGTTGCTCGAGGTTCTTGCCGACTACCGGATCACCGTGCCGGAATGGGGCACGGTGACCGCCCGGGAGCCCCCGGTTGTCTTCCTGACCTCGAACCGAACCCGGCCCCTCAGCGACGCGTTGCGGCGACGGTCACTCTACACCTATGTCGACTGGCCGGACCCTGAGCGGGAGTGCGCCATCGTCCGCAAACAAATCCCCGGATTAGAGGACGAAGCAGTCAGGAGAATCGTGCGCGCGGTGCAGATGCTGCGGGGCTGGGATCTCCTCAAACCGCCGGGGGTGGCCGAGACGCTGGACTGGGCCCGGGCCTTCGAGTTGGACGGCCGATGGAGCGAGGCGTGGATTCACCGGACGATCGGTTGCGTGATCAAAGAATTTCTGGATATCCAGGCGGTTACCTCACGCATTCCGGAACTTCTGGATGGGACTTGA
- a CDS encoding SDR family oxidoreductase: MDLQLQGKVVLVTGASRGMGAATALEFAREGARVVLCARRDEALKQTAENIRRQTGQEVFPIVADITHADQMQSVAKVVKERFGRVDAAFVNGGAPDAGSFLQLQGAQWDAGYQTIVKGPVHVVQAILPLMSTGSSLVINTSNFVKQISTTYTLATSLRMAVVGLMKTLADELGPKGIRVNAIAPGVTNTEIIKTWLDAEAQRLGKTAGEVEKQYAASIPLGRFAEPSEIARVAVFLASPAASFVHGALWVVDGGEVRFSM; encoded by the coding sequence ATGGACTTGCAACTGCAGGGGAAAGTGGTGCTGGTAACGGGAGCGAGCCGGGGGATGGGCGCGGCGACGGCGTTGGAATTTGCTCGGGAGGGGGCCCGGGTGGTTCTTTGCGCCCGTCGGGACGAGGCCCTGAAACAAACGGCGGAAAACATCAGGCGGCAGACAGGGCAAGAGGTGTTCCCCATTGTCGCGGATATTACCCATGCCGATCAGATGCAATCCGTGGCGAAGGTTGTGAAAGAACGTTTCGGGCGAGTGGACGCGGCTTTTGTCAACGGGGGAGCGCCGGATGCCGGGAGCTTCCTCCAACTTCAAGGCGCACAATGGGATGCGGGCTATCAGACCATTGTCAAAGGCCCCGTCCACGTCGTTCAGGCGATTCTTCCCCTGATGTCCACCGGGTCAAGCTTGGTGATCAATACGTCGAATTTTGTAAAACAGATCTCCACGACCTACACCTTGGCGACAAGCCTTCGGATGGCTGTGGTCGGTTTGATGAAGACCTTGGCGGATGAACTCGGCCCCAAGGGGATACGCGTGAATGCAATCGCCCCCGGGGTGACCAATACAGAAATCATCAAGACTTGGCTGGATGCGGAAGCCCAGCGTCTGGGCAAAACCGCCGGAGAGGTCGAAAAGCAGTACGCTGCTTCAATCCCGCTCGGCCGCTTCGCAGAGCCTTCGGAAATCGCGCGGGTGGCCGTGTTTCTGGCCTCCCCGGCCGCGTCGTTCGTGCACGGGGCGCTGTGGGTGGTCGATGGAGGAGAAGTCCGGTTTTCCATGTGA
- a CDS encoding enoyl-CoA hydratase/isomerase family protein has product MKTIVWEVNQGIGRLTLNRPEVRNALNGEMFEEIQQVLAEARERDEVRVLVLTGAGPVFCAGGDLREIQGLGPLGTRRLLNEKVRPLIQSLMLLDKPVIASLNGPVAGAGIGVVLACDLVLASQDASFIPAFGKIGAMPDAAMIYFLVQHIGPKRIKELIFRGEPLSADQAYSWGVYNRVVDRAMLEGLTAEWAEELATGPTLAMGLAKRAVRDALRMPFDAFMDLESASQSLLHVSFDHREGIAAFLEKRRPEFQGT; this is encoded by the coding sequence TTGAAAACGATTGTATGGGAAGTGAATCAGGGGATCGGCCGGCTGACCTTGAATCGCCCTGAGGTCCGCAATGCGCTCAACGGAGAGATGTTCGAAGAAATCCAGCAAGTCTTGGCGGAGGCGCGAGAGCGCGACGAGGTTCGGGTTTTGGTGTTAACCGGTGCAGGGCCGGTGTTTTGTGCGGGAGGGGATTTGCGAGAGATTCAAGGGCTGGGGCCGCTCGGAACCCGTCGGCTTCTGAATGAAAAAGTGAGACCGTTGATCCAGTCGCTCATGCTCTTAGACAAACCGGTGATCGCGTCGCTCAACGGGCCGGTGGCGGGGGCGGGGATCGGAGTCGTTCTCGCCTGCGATTTGGTGCTGGCGAGTCAGGATGCCTCTTTCATCCCGGCGTTCGGCAAGATCGGGGCGATGCCCGACGCCGCCATGATCTATTTTCTCGTGCAGCACATTGGGCCGAAGCGGATCAAAGAACTGATTTTCCGGGGGGAACCGCTGAGTGCCGATCAGGCCTATTCATGGGGAGTCTATAATCGCGTGGTGGACCGGGCCATGCTGGAAGGCTTGACGGCCGAGTGGGCGGAAGAATTGGCCACGGGTCCAACCCTGGCGATGGGTCTGGCTAAACGGGCCGTTAGAGATGCCCTGCGGATGCCGTTTGACGCGTTCATGGATTTGGAATCGGCTTCCCAATCGCTGCTGCATGTCTCCTTCGACCATCGGGAGGGGATCGCGGCCTTTCTCGAAAAACGGCGGCCGGAGTTCCAGGGAACCTGA
- a CDS encoding enoyl-CoA hydratase/isomerase family protein, which translates to MYESYETLTFERRGTILTVRLTNPGSRNSVNQKMHEELSRVFVDISRDRETRIVVLRGAEEGRAFCAGGDLHWLETEARTPEGYAEILRQGVEIVRSMTALPQPIIAMVDGPAIGLGATIALFADICLMAEDARIADPHVGVGVVAGDGGAVIWPLLVGPNRAKEFLMTGEALTGAEAAEMGLVNHAYSREQLEQETYRLAERLATGPRLAIELTKRSVNLFVSQVMNTVLTASLAMEGITFQTADHREAVRAFFAKEPPKFGKGQE; encoded by the coding sequence GTGTATGAATCGTATGAAACGTTGACGTTTGAAAGGCGCGGGACCATTCTCACCGTGCGTCTGACGAATCCCGGGTCTCGCAATTCGGTCAATCAAAAGATGCATGAGGAATTGAGCCGGGTTTTCGTGGATATCTCCAGAGATCGGGAAACCCGCATTGTGGTTTTGCGGGGAGCGGAAGAGGGACGGGCGTTTTGTGCGGGGGGTGATCTGCACTGGCTTGAAACAGAAGCGCGCACGCCGGAAGGATATGCGGAGATCCTTCGCCAAGGCGTGGAAATCGTTCGGTCGATGACAGCCCTGCCGCAACCCATCATCGCCATGGTGGATGGCCCCGCCATTGGGTTGGGAGCCACGATTGCGCTGTTTGCAGATATCTGCCTCATGGCGGAGGATGCGCGAATCGCCGATCCGCATGTGGGTGTCGGTGTGGTTGCCGGAGACGGCGGGGCGGTGATTTGGCCGTTGTTGGTGGGGCCCAATCGGGCGAAAGAGTTCTTGATGACCGGAGAGGCGCTCACCGGGGCGGAGGCGGCGGAGATGGGGTTGGTCAATCATGCGTACTCCCGGGAACAGTTGGAGCAGGAAACGTACCGGCTGGCGGAGCGCTTGGCCACGGGCCCGCGGCTGGCCATTGAATTGACCAAACGGTCGGTAAATCTCTTTGTGTCCCAAGTCATGAACACCGTTTTGACCGCCTCCTTGGCTATGGAAGGGATCACGTTCCAAACGGCCGACCATCGTGAAGCCGTGCGGGCGTTTTTTGCGAAAGAGCCTCCGAAGTTTGGAAAAGGACAAGAATGA
- a CDS encoding MaoC family dehydratase, translated as MRGLFWEDYTDQWKMETAQRTLTEWDVLQFVTACGMTESLFLDEEYIRNQTPFRRRIAPGALIFSYAEGLVMQSGILEGTGIAYLAGEMDIKRPLFVGDGMRVRLTLVEKRETSNPERGIVVTENAVFNHRGELVLRYWPRRLIRRRAAGDADEISQDS; from the coding sequence GTGCGCGGGTTATTCTGGGAGGACTACACGGATCAGTGGAAGATGGAGACGGCACAGAGGACTCTGACAGAATGGGATGTCCTGCAATTCGTGACGGCCTGCGGGATGACGGAGTCTTTGTTTCTTGATGAAGAATATATCCGCAACCAGACCCCTTTTCGCAGGCGGATTGCACCGGGAGCCCTGATCTTCAGTTATGCGGAAGGGTTGGTGATGCAGTCGGGAATTCTTGAAGGAACGGGGATTGCGTACTTGGCCGGTGAGATGGACATCAAGCGTCCTTTGTTTGTGGGCGACGGGATGAGGGTGCGACTCACCTTGGTGGAAAAACGGGAGACTTCCAATCCGGAGCGAGGGATTGTGGTCACCGAGAATGCCGTGTTCAACCATCGTGGAGAGCTGGTTCTGCGGTATTGGCCGAGGCGCCTGATACGCAGGCGGGCGGCGGGGGATGCGGACGAGATATCCCAAGATTCATGA
- a CDS encoding aldehyde dehydrogenase family protein codes for MNVLRIEDISFPKQLFIDGGFVDSAGGETFPVVYPATGEEICRVPWARQGDVDRAVRAARRVVDEGRWAGMNPHDRERLLHRVADLIEAHADTLALLETYDTGKPIRDAQAVDIPLTIQCFRYYAGWPSKLKGETIPVRGRFLTYTMREPVGVVGQIVPWNFPLYMAAIKVAPALATGNAVVLKPAEETPLSALYLAQLMAEAGVPEGVFNVVTGDGETTGAALVAHPGVDKIAFTGSTAVGQQIMRQAATHIKRVSLELGGKSPHIVFSDADLPAAVKGIVSGIFYNQGEVCLAGSRIFVQKPVYEEVLEQLSTAARKVTIGDPFDSGTTFGALISEEHRQRVQHYVGVGIREGARVIEGGRIPEKHSKGYFYEPTVLVGEDNQMTVAQEEIFGPVALVLPFETTEEVIRSANATKYGLAAGLWTQNVSRAHNVAKALKAGTVWINAYNLLDAAAPFGGYKMSGFGRELGEEALDLYTELKTVWTSLR; via the coding sequence ATGAACGTGCTGCGGATTGAGGATATTTCCTTCCCCAAACAGTTGTTTATCGACGGCGGTTTTGTGGATTCGGCCGGCGGGGAGACATTTCCGGTGGTGTACCCGGCAACCGGTGAGGAGATCTGCCGCGTGCCGTGGGCTCGGCAAGGGGACGTCGACCGGGCGGTTCGAGCGGCGAGGAGGGTGGTGGATGAGGGTCGCTGGGCGGGCATGAATCCACATGATCGAGAGCGGCTACTCCATCGTGTGGCGGACCTGATCGAGGCTCACGCGGACACATTGGCGCTTTTGGAGACGTACGACACCGGCAAGCCGATTCGAGACGCGCAGGCTGTGGATATCCCATTGACCATTCAATGTTTCCGGTATTACGCAGGTTGGCCTTCAAAGCTGAAAGGAGAGACCATCCCTGTCCGCGGGCGCTTTTTGACGTATACAATGAGGGAACCCGTCGGGGTGGTCGGGCAGATCGTGCCGTGGAATTTTCCATTGTATATGGCCGCGATTAAGGTGGCCCCCGCGTTGGCGACGGGCAATGCCGTGGTCTTGAAACCCGCCGAGGAAACTCCGTTGTCGGCGCTGTATTTGGCCCAATTGATGGCGGAGGCCGGCGTCCCTGAAGGGGTATTCAACGTCGTGACCGGCGACGGGGAAACCACCGGGGCGGCTTTGGTGGCCCACCCGGGCGTCGATAAAATCGCTTTTACCGGATCCACCGCGGTGGGGCAACAGATCATGAGGCAGGCGGCCACGCACATTAAACGCGTGAGTTTGGAGTTGGGGGGCAAGTCGCCGCACATCGTTTTTTCCGACGCCGATCTTCCTGCGGCGGTGAAGGGGATTGTGAGCGGGATCTTTTATAACCAAGGTGAAGTGTGTCTGGCGGGTTCGCGGATTTTTGTGCAAAAGCCGGTGTATGAAGAGGTTTTGGAACAGCTCTCGACGGCTGCGCGAAAGGTCACGATCGGAGATCCCTTTGATTCGGGGACAACGTTTGGCGCACTGATCTCCGAGGAACATCGGCAGCGGGTTCAACACTATGTGGGCGTCGGCATCCGTGAAGGGGCGAGGGTGATCGAGGGAGGCCGCATTCCAGAGAAGCATTCCAAAGGATATTTCTATGAGCCGACCGTTCTCGTCGGCGAAGACAATCAGATGACGGTGGCCCAGGAAGAGATCTTCGGACCGGTGGCTCTTGTTCTTCCCTTTGAGACCACGGAAGAGGTCATCCGTTCGGCGAATGCGACAAAATACGGATTGGCTGCGGGTCTTTGGACGCAGAATGTGTCGCGTGCGCACAATGTGGCCAAGGCGCTCAAGGCGGGCACGGTCTGGATTAACGCCTATAACCTGTTGGATGCCGCCGCGCCGTTCGGTGGCTACAAGATGAGCGGTTTCGGCCGGGAATTGGGGGAAGAAGCGTTGGATCTCTATACGGAACTCAAAACCGTGTGGACTTCTCTGCGTTGA
- a CDS encoding IclR family transcriptional regulator: MKGFSESGNHVVPALIKTIRIMEHFTGSEKYGWTVGELSDALHIPKSSVYRILNTLETVGILEKEEGGNRYYLGPTLARWAENYVPHSRYRELIRPYLEQLNRATKEAVQLAAMEGNRAVIIDKMDSAYLVRAVAWIGRRSPLHCSSLGKALLSMAPQPFIDEYLSARLEKITPLSVTDPKAIADMIQEVREKGYAMDKGELEEGLWCIGVPVWLDETVSLAISVSGPAQRMAKKRDYVIQLLREVQKEITKAFREQRGAASEKADKSWRLIRGQTGG, translated from the coding sequence GTGAAGGGTTTTTCCGAAAGCGGCAATCATGTGGTTCCGGCCTTGATCAAAACGATCCGAATCATGGAGCATTTTACCGGCTCGGAAAAATACGGCTGGACTGTCGGGGAGTTGTCCGATGCGTTGCACATTCCGAAATCATCGGTGTACCGCATCCTCAACACACTGGAAACCGTGGGGATATTGGAGAAAGAGGAGGGGGGAAACCGCTATTATCTCGGTCCGACGCTGGCCCGTTGGGCGGAGAACTATGTTCCACACAGTCGGTACCGGGAATTGATTCGCCCCTATCTCGAACAACTGAACCGTGCCACCAAAGAAGCGGTTCAACTTGCGGCCATGGAAGGGAATCGGGCTGTGATCATCGATAAAATGGACAGTGCCTACCTCGTTCGTGCGGTCGCCTGGATCGGGCGCCGCTCCCCATTGCATTGTTCGTCTTTGGGGAAGGCTTTGCTGTCTATGGCTCCGCAGCCTTTTATCGATGAATATCTATCCGCCCGGTTGGAGAAGATTACTCCCCTTTCGGTGACCGATCCAAAAGCCATTGCCGACATGATTCAGGAAGTTCGAGAGAAAGGGTATGCCATGGACAAAGGGGAGTTGGAAGAGGGGCTGTGGTGTATTGGCGTGCCCGTATGGCTGGACGAGACGGTGTCTTTGGCGATCAGCGTGAGCGGGCCCGCCCAGCGCATGGCGAAAAAACGCGATTACGTGATTCAATTGTTGCGTGAGGTTCAGAAGGAAATCACCAAAGCTTTTCGAGAACAACGGGGCGCGGCTAGCGAGAAGGCGGATAAGAGTTGGAGATTGATTCGAGGCCAAACCGGGGGTTGA
- a CDS encoding cupin domain-containing protein, with amino-acid sequence MAFYTIDSLPKRETAPGRLNPVLQGQYMTAVTMRPTPAAKVPVHSHAEETIGVVIEGYVDLEIDGEAKRVSKGEFYHIPPGTPHSANGGEGLVVEFFGPPRADLTQS; translated from the coding sequence ATGGCTTTTTACACGATCGATTCCCTTCCAAAGAGAGAGACAGCACCAGGAAGGCTCAATCCGGTACTGCAGGGGCAGTATATGACTGCTGTGACCATGAGGCCGACACCCGCCGCCAAAGTGCCGGTCCATTCCCACGCGGAGGAAACCATTGGCGTTGTCATCGAGGGGTATGTCGACCTCGAAATTGATGGCGAAGCCAAGAGGGTGTCAAAAGGGGAATTCTATCACATTCCTCCGGGGACGCCTCATAGCGCCAACGGGGGAGAGGGGCTTGTGGTGGAATTTTTCGGTCCACCCAGGGCGGATCTGACGCAGTCGTAA